The segment CGTGGCCCGGCACCGGATCGCTCCCGGGGGTGCGCACGTTCCTGCGCGGCCGGCCTCCGCGCCGCTCCGACGGCGCGGTCGACCCCGACGCCCTCGCCGACTGGCTCTCCTCGGCGAGCGTGCTGCCGACCGAGGACCTGCTCCCCACCCTCGACGACGAGGGCGACAACGCCGACAGTGAGGACCGCGATGACGGACACCCGTGAACGTGCCGGTACGCAGGACTGGGATGCCGCGGCATCCGCTCTCGACGCCGCCGACCCGCTCCGCGGCTTCCGCGACCGGTTCGTCGGAGCCGAGACGTCGCTGGTCTACTTCGACGGCAACTCGCTCGGCCGGCCTCCGCGCGCGACCGCCGAGCGGCTCGCCCGATTCGTCACCGACGAGTGGGGCGGGCGGCTGATCCGCGGGTGGGACGAGTCGTGGATGCGCCTGCCCTACGCCGTCGGCGACGAGATCGGCCGGGTGACCCTCGGCGCGGCGGCCGGCCAGACCGTCGTGGGCGACTCGACCACCGTGCTGCTCTACAAGCTCATGCGCGCCGCCGTCGATCATCAGCGCCGCCGCGACCCCGCCCGGGTCGAGATCGTCATCGACACCGACAACTTCCCGACCGACCGGTTCCTCGTCGAGGGGATCGCCGCCGAGCGGGGCGCGACCATCCGCTGGATCGAGGTCGACACCGCCGCCGGCGTCACCCCCGATCAGCTCCGCGCCGTGGTGGGGCCGGCGACCGCTCTCGTCGTCCTGTCGCACGTGGCCTACCGCTCGGGGCACCTCGCCGACGCCCCCGCGCTCACCGCCGTGGCCCGCGACGCCGGTGCTCTGCTGCTCTGGGATGTCTGCCACTCGGCCGGATCCGTTCCCGTCGAGCTCGACGCGTGGGGGGCGGACCTCGCCGTCGGGTGCACGTACAAGTACCTCAACGGCGGCCCGGGGTCGCCGGCTTTCGCCTACGTGGCGACGCGGCTGCAGTCGGAGCTCACCCAGCCGATCCAGGGGTGGATGGGCGCCGCCGACGTCTTCTCGATGGGGCCGCGCTACGAGCCCGCCGAAGGCATGGGCCGATTCCTCTCCGGAACCCCGCCGATCGTCGGGATGCTCGCGATGCAGGACACCCTCGCGATGATCGACGAGGCGGGAATCGGGCCGATCCGCGAGAAGTCGCGCGCGCTCACCGGCTTCGCCGTCGACCTCGCCGTCGACCTCCTCGAGGGCTACGGCGTCACCCTCGGATCGCCCCGCGATGCGGCCGATCGGGGCGGGCACGTGACGCTGCGGCATCCGCAGATGCGCGCCGTCACGGCGCGGCTCTGGGAGAACGACGTCATCCCCGACTACCGCGACCCCGGGGGCCTGCGCATCGGACTGTCACCGCTGTCGACCAGCTTCGCCGAGACCCTGGCGGGCATGCGTGCCGTCGCCGACGCGCTCGCGGCGCTCGACGGGGATGGGGACGGCGGTCGCGGGAAAGCGACCGACACCGCGGCTTAGGCTGGGCGGGTGCCGGCACCTGACATCGACGTCGCCCTCCACGACCTGCGTGAGGGATCGCGCGCCTGGGTCGCACTGACCCTGTCGCAGCGGGCTCGCCTCCTCGACCGAGTGCATGCGAGCATCAGCGAAGCCGCTCCCGAGTGGGCTGCGGCGGCGGCGCGGTCGAAAGGCCTCGATGCCGATCATCCCCTTCGCGGTGAGGAGTGGCTCTCCGGACCGTACGGCGCGATCGAGCTCGTCGACGCCCTGGCGACGACCCTCCGCCGGCTCGCACGGGGCGGCAATCCGCTCGACGGGGTGCGCGTCACCTCCGCGCCCGGGGGCCGGGTGCGGGTCGACGCCTTCCCGCTCCGCCCGATCGACTCGCTGCTGCTGTCGGGCTTCACCGGCGAGGTGTGGCTGAAGCCGGGCGTCACCGAGGCCGAGGCTCGGGCGGGGGCGGGCCTCGCGCAGCGCTCCCCCGGCGCCCCCGGCGGGGTGGGGCTCGTGCTCGGCGCCGGCAACGTCACCTCGATCCCGGTCGCCGACGTGCTGTACGAACTGTTCGCCCACAACCGCGTGGCGATGCTGAAGCTCAATCCGACGCAGGAGACGCTGCTGCCGGTGTTCACCCGCGCGCTCGCCCCGCTCATCGAGCCGGGGTTCCTGCGCGTGATCGCCGGCGGGCCCGAGGTGGGTGCCGCTCTCACCTCGCACCCCGGGATCGACCACGTGCACATCACCGGGTCTGCGGCGACGTTCGAGCGGATCGTGTGGGGCGACGGGCCGCAGGCCCGCCGCCGCCGGCGCGAGAACCGTCCCGCGCTGAAGAAGCCGATCACCGCCGAACTCGGCGGGGTCTCGCCGATCATCGTCGTCCCCGGTGAATGGTCGGCCGCCGACATCCGCTATCAGGCCGAGCACATCGCGACGATGCGCCTGCAGAACGCCGGGCACAACTGCATCGCGGGGCAGGTCGTGCTGATCAGTCGCGACTGGCCGCAGCGCGGTCGGTTCCTGGCGGCGCTCCGGCGCGCGTACGACGAGGCGACCGCGCGGACGCCCTGGTACCCCGGCAGCGCGGAGCGAATGGATGCCGCTGCGGCGGCGTACCCCGACGCCGCCTGGTGCGCCGACGGCACGCGGCTGCTCGTCGAGGTCGATGCCGGGGCTGCGCCCGGGCTGCCCGGACCCATCGAGGAGACCGAGTACTTCGCGCCGGTCCTCGGCGTGATCGCGCTCCCGGGTCTCGGCCAGGAGTTCCTCGACGCCGCGGTCGCGCACGCGAACGAGCGGCTCAGCGGAACGCTCGGCGCCAACATCCTCATCCACCCCGCGACCGAGGCGGCGCTCGGTGCCGGGTTCGAGCGCGCGGTGGCCGACCTGCGGTACGGCGCGATCGCGATCAACGCGTGGACGGCCTTCGTCTTCCTCACCCCGACCCTGACGTGGAGCGCGTTCCCCGGGAGCACCCTGCAGGACGTCGGCAGCGGCGTCGGCGTCGTGCACAACGCGCTGCTCCTCGACGACGTCGAGCGTTCGATCGCCCGCGGTCCGTTCCGGCCCTTCCCTCGGTCGCTCACCGCGCTGGTGCGGGGTGGCCGATTCTCGGTGCTGCCGAAGCCGCCGTGGTTCGTGTCGTCGCGGACGGGCGCGACGGTGAGCGAGGGATTCACACGGTTCCGGATGCACCGTCGGTGGCCGGCGCTCGCGGTGACGCTCCTGCGGGCGTTTCGGGCGTAGGCGTCATGCAGGGGCGGGCCGAGTCGCCATTCGGAAGGTCGACGCCAGGACGACGACGAACAGACCCGCCAGGCCGACGATCGTCCACGCCAGCACTTCCCAGTCGGCGCTGGAGGTGCCACCCGAGAAGCACAGACCGACCACGACGCTGGCACCGATGCAGCCGGCACTTCGCGCCGTTTGGAACAAACCCGCTGCCTCCCCCACCTCGTCCGCGGGGGCAGCGATGTACAGCGACTGCGTGACCGCCACCAACACGAAGACGTACGGCACGCCGATCCCGGCTGCGGCGAGGAGCACCAGCCACACCGGCGCGCTCGCCCCGAGCAGGGGCATCAGCAGCGAACCGGCAGCGAGCCCGATCACTCCGACGAGCATGGCCTGTCCGAGCCCTCGCGCGTGGACGAGTTTCTCGGCGGGACGAGCAAGGAGCACGTTGAATGCGGCAAGCGGGAGGAGAAGGGCACCGACGATGGCGGTGCTGTATCCGACGTGGTCTTCCAGGTACTGGGGCAGCCCGAACAGCGCGCTGTAGAGCACGAGGCTTCCGAGGATGATCCGGGAGTAGACCCGCAGGAGCGGGGCGTTCGCGGCCAGGAAGCGGATGTCGATGAAGGGCGTTCGGCATCGTAGCTCCCGCCACGTGAAGAGGCAGGCCGCCGCCACCGCGATCACGAGGAGCACCCACGGAGCACCGTCCGGCAGATCCAGCAGGAACATCAGCAGGGCGACAACCGTCACGGTGAAGGCGAGGATGCCGGGAAGGTCTGACTCACGCAGGATCTCGATCAGGGGGCGGGACTGTCGCGGCTCATCGGCGGGAGTCACCGCGCGTGTCGCGACGATCGCCGCGACGGCGATCGGAATGTTGACCCAGAACACCGCCTGCCAGCCCACGAGCGACAGCAGCACGCCGCCGACGACGGGGCCCACGGCCGCGGTGCTCGTGTCGATGAGCTGGATGCGGCCGATCATCGTCGGAGCATCGCCGCCGCGGTCGTGCGCGATCGCCCGCAGCATCGAGGCTGCTGCGGGAAAGGCCGCGGCTGTCCCGATGGCAAGGATCACTCTCGAAAGGCAGACCCACCAGATGTCCGGGGAGAACGGTCCGACGGTGCCGGCGACGATGATCACCGCCATCCCCAGCGTGAAGATCCGTCGCGGGCCGAATCTGTCGGCAAGGCGGCCCATCAAGGGCTGCAGCACCGCCGACGCGAGGTAGAAGACCGAAATCACCCACGTGACGGTCGCCACGTCGACGGCGAACACACCGCGGAGGGTACTGAGGGCCACCGCGATCATCCCGGAGTTGAGCGCTGAGAGGGCCGTGCCCAGACAGAGCGCGGCGATGACCTGTCCGGCCCGGGCATCTTTGTGGCGCGCGGTACCCATCAGCGGGCGCCTGAGCCGAGCACCACACGCACCACCGCTTCCCGCGCCGCCCACAACGCCGCCCCCGTCTGCTCCATGCCGGCCATTCTGCCGGGTGGGCCGCGCACACGCGTCCATACACTCGCCCGGGTCCGAACTTCACCGGTGCGCGGATGGTCATCGCGTTTCGTGCGGCATGTGGCGCTCGTGTGGCGCCCCCCAGCCGGCTCGAATCCATTCGGGCGAGCGTTCGGGACCTCGGCGGGAGTGGTTCAGCCGCCGGCGGCGAGGACCACTCCCCACGCGAGCGCGGTCGTCGCCAGGAGGGGGAGGATGCCGGGAGCGTCGGCGTCCGCCGGCCGGAACCAGCCGCGGAACCACACCGCGATCGACAGCGCGAGAACGATGAGGGTGACGACGCGCGTCACGAGTCCGACCGGGTCGCCGAGGATGCCCCCGCCGATCTGTGCGAATGCGATCGATCCCCAGGGCACGATGCCGATGACCGCCGCCGGCGCGGCCGGGCGCCGGAGACCCCGGATGCCGCGGGTCGCGGATGGGGTGGCGGCAGCGTCGACGGGGGCGGACGTACCGGTCCGGAGCACGGGGCCGTCGCTGCGACGCGTGGCCGAGATCTCGTGGGGCGTGGCACCGTCGTCCAGGCGCGGAGCGACGAGGGTGCCGTCGAGCGCGAGCAGCATCACCGCGCCCGCGGCAAGGGCGTAGAGCGCGACGAGGGTCGTCAGCTCGGTGATGCCGTTCAGCTGCGCGATGAGGAAGACCGCGACACCAGACAGCTGCGACCACCCGATCCAGGTGACCAGGCGCGCGCGTGTGGCGAGCGGTTCGATGCGCGCGACGGCGGCGTCGACGAGCCCGCCGAAGGCGAGCAGCACCACCGCGGCCCATCCGGCGTGGACCGTCGCGATCACGACATCCGCTCCTCCCAGGCGGGCGGTGACCTCACCGCTGGCCGGCATGCCGACCAGCGTGATGACGACGCCGACGATGACCGCCTGCACCAGGTACAGCCCTGCGCGAACGAGCCTCATGCCGTCATTCTGCCCGGCCCCGGGCACCGCGATGCCGGGGTTGCGCGGGCGGGCGGGTGCTCCGCCTCGTCGGTCGAAGCGCCGCTCCGGGGCATCCGGCTACCGACGAAGGTGACGCAGATGGCGACCTTGCGCCCGTCAAGCCCACCATCTGCGCCACTTTCGCGGCGGAGCTCGAGACGAAGGTGGCGCACATTGCGACCTTCACCCGGCCAAGGTCACCATCTGCGCCACTTCGACGTCGCGCACCCCGAAAAGGCCCCCGACGCGAACGAGCCCACCCGATCCAGCCCGCCAGCGCGTCCTCGCGAGAGGACGGGGACGAGGAGGAACGGATGGGCTCGGCCGGCCGAGGCCCCCGGCGAGAGGGGCCCCGGCGACCGGCGCGGATTGGGCCACGCCGGTGTCGTGCGGCGCGTTACTCGGCGACGGGGATCGACTGCGCCTCGAGTGTTGCGATCGTGGCCGCCTGGCCCTCCTCGAGCGCCTCGAGCAGCGTGCCGTTGCCCTGCGCGGCGGCCTTGAAGCCGTCGGACACGTCACCGTAGGTCTGCGTCATGGTCGGGCCCCACGTGAAGTCGGGATCGACCTGGGTCGCGGCCTGCGCGAAGACGTCGTAGATCGGCTGGCCGCCGTAGAACTCCACGCCCTCCTTCAGCACCGGCAGCTCCAGGCCCGCGGTGGTGGCGGGGTAGATCTGCGCGGTCTCGTTGAGCGAGGTGAGCGCCTCTTCCGAGGTGTTCAGCCACAGTGCGAACTTCGCCGCCTCGTAGAGGTGGTCGGTGCCGTTGAAGACCGCGATCGACGATCCGCCCCAGTTGCCGGCCTTCTCATCACCCGCGTTCCACTGCGGAGCCAGGGCCACCGACCAGTTGCCGGAGGTGTCGGGAGCGCCCGAGAGGATCGAGTTCGCCCCCCACACGGCCGAGTTCCAGGTCCATACCTCACCCGAGTTGTAGGCGTTGTTCCACTCGTCGGTCCAGGCGGGGTAGGTCGACACGAGGTCGTTCTCGATGAGGTCCTGCCAGTAGTCGGCGACCGTCGTCGACTCGTCACCCGTGAGGTTCACCGTCCAGGCGTCGCCGTCGTTCTCGAACCACTGACCGCCTGCCTGCCAGACGAAGCCTGCGAACTGGTTGATGTCGCTGTCGGAGAAGTTGGTGATGTAGCCACCGGCCTCGCGCACCTGCACCGCAGCCTCGCGGTACTCCTCCCACGTCGTCGGAACCTCGATGCCGTTCTGCTCGAACAGGTCGCTGCGGTAGAACAGCGCCATCGGGCCCTGGTCCTGCGGGATGCCGTACACCTCGTCCTCGGTGCCGAGCGTGACCTGGCCCCACGTCCAGTCGAGGAACTGGTCCTCGGCGGCGAGCACGTCCTCGCACGCGCCGAGGTCGACGAGTCCGTCCTGCACGCGGAAGTTCGGCAGCGCGTCGTACTCGATCTGGCCGAGGTCGGGGGCGTTGCCCGCCTCGAGCTGGTTGAAGAAGTTCTGGTAGGTGCCGGCGTTGCCCGACGGGCCCGTCTGCACCTCGACCTGGATGTCGGGGTTCTCCTCGTTCCACATCGCGACGGCATCCTCGATGCCGGGGATCCACGAGGTGAACGTGAGGGTGACGTCCTCGCCGGCTGGCTCGCAGGAGGCGGCGTCGCCTCCACTGCCCGACCCTCCGCCGGCCGCACAGCCGGCGACGGCGAGCGCGGACACGGTGAGCAGGGCTGCGGCGGCCGCTCGTTTCGCTGAACGCATTGTTTCCTTCTCTCGGTGGTGGATGCCCGGGTTGCTGCCCGGGCGGGGGGTCGTCACTTCAGCGCGCCGGTGCCGAGGCCGGTACGCCAGTACCGCTGAAGCAGCAGGAACGTGATGATCAGGGGGACGATCGACAGCAGCGAGCCGACGAGCACGAAGGTGCGCAGCTCGGGGAACTGGTTGATCGTGGAGTTCCAGGCGTAGAGCCCGTACGTGACCGGGAACAGCTCTTCGCTGCGCAGCATGATCAGCGGCAGGAAGAAGTTGTTCCAGATGGAGACGAACTGGAAGAGGAACACCGTCACCAGCGCCGGGAACATCAGACGGATCGACACCGTGAAGAAGGTGCGCACCTCCCCCGCGCCGTCGAGGCGGCTCGCCTCGAGCAGCTCGTCGGGAACGGATGCCTCGGCGAAGACGCGGCTCAGATAGACACCGAACGGGCTGACGATGCTGGGGAGGAAGACCGCCCAGAAGGTGTTGGTCAGCTGCACCTGGCTGAAGAGCAGGAACAGCGGCAGCGCGAGCGCAGTGGCGGGCACGAGCACCCCGCCGAGCACGACGTTGAAGAGTGTCTCGCGGCCCGGGAACCGGTACTTCGCCAGAGCGTATCCGCACATCGACGCCAGCAGGGTCGCCACGACGGCGCCGACCCCGGCGTACAGCAGGCTGTTCAGCAGCCACCGGAGGTACACCCCGTCGCGGTACGCGACGAGTGCCCCGACGTTCTCGAAGAACCGGAAGTCGGCGAACCACAGCGGGTTGGTGCTGAACAGGTCGCCGCGGTCCTTCGTGGAGGCGATCAGCAGCCACCAGATCGGCGTCAGGAAGTAGAGGGTGAAGACCCCCATGACGATGAAGGCCGCGGTGCGGGGGATGACGCCCTCGCGGGGTCCGCGACCCACGGCATCCTGTCCGCCGCCTGTCGGGCGGCGCGCGGCCCTCGGGTTGACGGCCGTCATCGTGGTCGTCGTGGTCATGACGCCGCCGCCTTCCGCCGGGTGATGCGCAGGAACGTGAACGACAGCACGAAGGTCGCAAGGGCCAGCACCACCGAGAACGCCGCCGCGAGCGACACGTTGGGGATGGAGCTCGTGGCGTAGATCGTCATGTTCGGGGTGTAGGTGCTCGTCACCGCCGAGCTGAACGACCGGAAGGTCTGCGGCTCGGCCAGGAGCTGGAGGGTCCCGATGATCGAGAGCACGCCGGTGAGAACCAGGGC is part of the Microbacterium sp. ET2 genome and harbors:
- a CDS encoding kynureninase, which gives rise to MTDTRERAGTQDWDAAASALDAADPLRGFRDRFVGAETSLVYFDGNSLGRPPRATAERLARFVTDEWGGRLIRGWDESWMRLPYAVGDEIGRVTLGAAAGQTVVGDSTTVLLYKLMRAAVDHQRRRDPARVEIVIDTDNFPTDRFLVEGIAAERGATIRWIEVDTAAGVTPDQLRAVVGPATALVVLSHVAYRSGHLADAPALTAVARDAGALLLWDVCHSAGSVPVELDAWGADLAVGCTYKYLNGGPGSPAFAYVATRLQSELTQPIQGWMGAADVFSMGPRYEPAEGMGRFLSGTPPIVGMLAMQDTLAMIDEAGIGPIREKSRALTGFAVDLAVDLLEGYGVTLGSPRDAADRGGHVTLRHPQMRAVTARLWENDVIPDYRDPGGLRIGLSPLSTSFAETLAGMRAVADALAALDGDGDGGRGKATDTAA
- a CDS encoding aldehyde dehydrogenase family protein; translation: MPAPDIDVALHDLREGSRAWVALTLSQRARLLDRVHASISEAAPEWAAAAARSKGLDADHPLRGEEWLSGPYGAIELVDALATTLRRLARGGNPLDGVRVTSAPGGRVRVDAFPLRPIDSLLLSGFTGEVWLKPGVTEAEARAGAGLAQRSPGAPGGVGLVLGAGNVTSIPVADVLYELFAHNRVAMLKLNPTQETLLPVFTRALAPLIEPGFLRVIAGGPEVGAALTSHPGIDHVHITGSAATFERIVWGDGPQARRRRRENRPALKKPITAELGGVSPIIVVPGEWSAADIRYQAEHIATMRLQNAGHNCIAGQVVLISRDWPQRGRFLAALRRAYDEATARTPWYPGSAERMDAAAAAYPDAAWCADGTRLLVEVDAGAAPGLPGPIEETEYFAPVLGVIALPGLGQEFLDAAVAHANERLSGTLGANILIHPATEAALGAGFERAVADLRYGAIAINAWTAFVFLTPTLTWSAFPGSTLQDVGSGVGVVHNALLLDDVERSIARGPFRPFPRSLTALVRGGRFSVLPKPPWFVSSRTGATVSEGFTRFRMHRRWPALAVTLLRAFRA
- a CDS encoding MFS transporter gives rise to the protein MGTARHKDARAGQVIAALCLGTALSALNSGMIAVALSTLRGVFAVDVATVTWVISVFYLASAVLQPLMGRLADRFGPRRIFTLGMAVIIVAGTVGPFSPDIWWVCLSRVILAIGTAAAFPAAASMLRAIAHDRGGDAPTMIGRIQLIDTSTAAVGPVVGGVLLSLVGWQAVFWVNIPIAVAAIVATRAVTPADEPRQSRPLIEILRESDLPGILAFTVTVVALLMFLLDLPDGAPWVLLVIAVAAACLFTWRELRCRTPFIDIRFLAANAPLLRVYSRIILGSLVLYSALFGLPQYLEDHVGYSTAIVGALLLPLAAFNVLLARPAEKLVHARGLGQAMLVGVIGLAAGSLLMPLLGASAPVWLVLLAAAGIGVPYVFVLVAVTQSLYIAAPADEVGEAAGLFQTARSAGCIGASVVVGLCFSGGTSSADWEVLAWTIVGLAGLFVVVLASTFRMATRPAPA
- a CDS encoding ABC transporter substrate-binding protein is translated as MRSAKRAAAAALLTVSALAVAGCAAGGGSGSGGDAASCEPAGEDVTLTFTSWIPGIEDAVAMWNEENPDIQVEVQTGPSGNAGTYQNFFNQLEAGNAPDLGQIEYDALPNFRVQDGLVDLGACEDVLAAEDQFLDWTWGQVTLGTEDEVYGIPQDQGPMALFYRSDLFEQNGIEVPTTWEEYREAAVQVREAGGYITNFSDSDINQFAGFVWQAGGQWFENDGDAWTVNLTGDESTTVADYWQDLIENDLVSTYPAWTDEWNNAYNSGEVWTWNSAVWGANSILSGAPDTSGNWSVALAPQWNAGDEKAGNWGGSSIAVFNGTDHLYEAAKFALWLNTSEEALTSLNETAQIYPATTAGLELPVLKEGVEFYGGQPIYDVFAQAATQVDPDFTWGPTMTQTYGDVSDGFKAAAQGNGTLLEALEEGQAATIATLEAQSIPVAE
- a CDS encoding carbohydrate ABC transporter permease gives rise to the protein MTTTTTMTAVNPRAARRPTGGGQDAVGRGPREGVIPRTAAFIVMGVFTLYFLTPIWWLLIASTKDRGDLFSTNPLWFADFRFFENVGALVAYRDGVYLRWLLNSLLYAGVGAVVATLLASMCGYALAKYRFPGRETLFNVVLGGVLVPATALALPLFLLFSQVQLTNTFWAVFLPSIVSPFGVYLSRVFAEASVPDELLEASRLDGAGEVRTFFTVSIRLMFPALVTVFLFQFVSIWNNFFLPLIMLRSEELFPVTYGLYAWNSTINQFPELRTFVLVGSLLSIVPLIITFLLLQRYWRTGLGTGALK